From the genome of Mucilaginibacter paludis DSM 18603:
AAGTATCTTTCAATATTTGAAGGGATATGATAGGATGGATTGTTCGCCAATAGATATATTGGTCAGGCTCCGTTTCTATAATCAAATCCAGAATTTTGGAATTGTCAATATGGTTTCTCAATCTAATGAAATTTTCATCCACCCCCAGAAAATTGCTAATTACAAAATGTGGTACATCTCTTGACTTTCCCTTAGCATAATAATTAAAGAAGGCCAACAATAGGATTAAATCTTTTTCCTTAGTCGTAATACCAGCTAACCTTCTTTTAACATAATTCTCAATAGTAATAAATGCTTCCTCATAAGCAATCAAGCCAAAATAAAACGGGGTAAGGATGGCAGGATTGTTTTCAATAATAATTTGTTTAAATGCAGCCTCTTGCGCCGGAAATTCCTTAATAAATTTACTGAGAAAACGATTTACTTCAGTTTTCTCCAAACTTGGTTTTAGATAAAACGCATTTTCCAACTTTTGCGGTACGTCAAATCCGCTCTCAATAGTTAGGATGATGGCTTTAACAAGCCTGTGTTCAATGGTTCGTTTAAGTTGCTGAATTTGCGCTTTACCTATATTAGTATTATCAATGATAACCAGTGCGGGAAGTTCTGTAAGAGTGAATAGCTGATGAAGTCTGTCTGTTATTTTAGTTTCATCAAAACTAATAGTCATTTCGTTGAGAAGTAAAACAGGATAATCCCGATAGAGCATAAACGCTATCCTTCTTGCAATTGTCGTACCTCCTGAACCTGGATGGTGAACCAGTGTAAATAAACCGCTGTCACTTCTTGAATGTAGCCAGCTCCTAATAGAATCGTGAATGTTTTTAGTGATATCACGAGTAACATCGTAATTGTTATCTAATTCCACCCATTCAATATTTCTGCCTTGATAAAATGTTTTATCACTAACATTTTCCAGTGCGTCCGTTAGGATATCCAAATGCACTATTTTAAAATATTGTTTAAGATCAAGGGTCGTTTGAGCGGGGATTTCGATGGATTGGCCTTTATTGGAAATGCAAGGAACGCGTAAAACGTGAGGCTGCCCATTTGGTCTACTATCTAATTGATGAAATCCTTCTAATAATTGCACTATTGGGACGTCAATAGACTTTCCCTTTATTTCATCGATTAAATCAAAACAAGCTGTATTATCCTCATTTGCGAAAATAAAATTGACATTAAGCTTACCATCCATGCCTTTAATCGCATATAATAAATCTTTGACATACGGGGCTTGCGTTGAAAGAATTATAACATTGATTATAGTGGACTTTGCTCCGAAATTGTCCTGGTAAAATTTAACCATTAACCGGGAAGTAAACATTCCATAGGTTTCTCTCCAGTCGGAATAATTACCGCTTAGGATCATGCTTTTCAACACATGATGGTTACCCTTTAGGAAATACCAGAAAGTCGTTTTGTCCGGGAAGGGAGGTAATATGCCACGGTCATCAGTATGATGAATGATCTGATTAATAGCCTGACTGTTTTTAGGCTTCACAGCGTGTAAAACGCCGTCTGTATCCGATGTACTGTCCAGGTCAAAAACAAAATCCCAAGTCCAATTGGCCAGGTTAGATAATTGAGATTCGGATGAATTTAATCTATCGATAACAAGGAAATAAGCTTGCCTGCGATTAAATTCAGCACAAAGTGTTTTGAATACATTCCAATTAGAAATATTGTTTAAAGCAAGTTGATGAACAACCTTCTGTTTAAGCCTGTCAATATATTGGTAGGTGATGAACAAATAGATAGTTACAATTTCCTTGATCAATAACGATTTTTCGTCATCGTCGGTTTCAGGATCAAGATGGCCCTCCTTATTTCTAAGATCATAAGTCAATTTGAATTGTTTGCCAAAAGGAAACTTTGTTATGAAATAATTGGGTTGAAAAAGCGGTACATTATTATTATCCTTAACCACAAATTCTTTGTGGGGTGCAGAGAACACGGTATCGTCTGCACTTGCGAAGAGTGGATCAGCGTAAGTATATTTAAAGCCTTTGACGAAGGTTACAATTTGGCCTTTAAGCATATTTTGTTCACCTGTCCATAGCGGCTCATTGATAATTTTATATACCCGTTTAAAAAAAGATTCTAATTTCAGGGCAAGCATCGTCACCGCGGTTCCATAATTATCTACATCCTTATCTTTATACCTAACCTTTAGAGCTTTGACAACTTTATCACGGTCGTCCAAATCTGCTTCACCCAATTCCTTTTCCAATACACTACGCAGCGTATCGATGACTTCTTCAAAGGGTACTTTTAAAACGCCAATTTGTGTAATGAATAGTCGATCAAAATTTTTTTTTAATTCGGACTTAATGGCTGCCCATTCCCTGTCTGTTATCATTTTGTAATTGTAAGGTAGTTTGAGGTTGAATTTTTTAGGACAAAAATTACTTAGTTTGTTAATGCTTTGTATTCGTCTGCGGCTTTGTTGAGTATGAATCGCAGTTGATTGTATACCATCCAAACCGAAGGTTTATCATAAGGTTTTCCTTTAGGATCAAAGTAAGAATGGAATGTAAGTTTGATTTCCAATCGTCTGTTATTATTCAGGAACTGTATAGGAGTTGTGCTGTTATGATTTGTAGCCTGGTAGGCGATCTCTTTTAAATCAACATCTAATTCGGCGAGTCCTGGAAATTTGCTTTCAAATTCCCTTAGCTGTTGTAGCAAATCAGCAGAATAGAGAATTGTATCCCCTAAAAAGTTCTTGCTTAAATGACAATGTATTTCCATATTATACTACTATGTTGATCACCAGATTGATGTTACCAAGTCATTTGTTTACTGTCTCCTCGGGTGTATGACCGATTTCGTTACAGTAACGGGAATGTGTGGAAACCCAATAATAGCTAATTTCGCCATTTACATCCTTATATCAGCAATTTCCATTCAAAAACCGAATTACTTATCTCCAATGATTAAGTTCGGTACCATTATATAACAAATTTAAGGTTGCACAATATTTAGATTGATCTTTCTTTGGGGCAATTGCATTATTATAGTTTGAGGTTTAACGGATGCTGCAACGGTTATCTCTGTCATTATTTTAATAACGCTTCCATTTTTAACTATTTCACTTTCATCATGTTGAGGTTGAGGTAAAACGGGTTCTGAAAGTTCTATTCTATCATTATTTTTGTCTTTCGAGACATAGTTCTTTTGATTAGTAATATAATTTTCGACCATGACAACAAAGTCGATAGTGTTTGCTCTATCTGATTCAATTTTAGTTTGAGTTACTGTTTGTAAAAGATCGAATGCCAATGAATCAAAACTGATTAAGCCATGTTCATGTCTAATGAATTTATGCTGCTGTTTAGTAAAATCAACCAATATCGGCACATTGTAAGCAATTTCATGTGCTTGATTTTCAGGCTGTATAAGCCCATTGTATCCCTCTAATAATTGCGTTTGGATAGCATAAAACACATCTTCGATGAGTTTTACTATATTGACCTTGATGGTATCATGCAATGATATAAGATTAAAATTGGGGTCTGTATATTCTTCTTTCCTAAATCTAATACCTAAATTAATTGCTCCGTTTTTAGGAGGGAGTCCATTTTCGGCGTGGAATTTCAAGTTATGAAATTGGAGGTTTTTTATCAAACCGCTGAACATTTGTAAATACAAAACGAGATGCCTACCCGGCCGTCCCCATTCGTCATCTGTTAAGTCTCGGACAATAAAAATATCAATATTTTTGTTTTTAGCGTATTGGATAGCTCCCTCTTCATACCCCTTCGTTGTGAAAATAACCCCCTTATTTGCGTTAAGGTCTTCTACTGATGCGGATAAGACATCTATGACTTGCCTATCAACTTTACTCTTCCAAAGCTTACATTCTATTATCGTTTTGATAGTATGAAGTTTTGTTTTTTGAGTAACTAAAACATCAATTTGCCTCTTGGCTTGTGATTTTCCAACCTCCGTAACATTGTGCTGTATAATTAAATCCCCATCGTCTTTATATAATTCGGCAACAAATAGCTCAAACTCTTTCCAGTCAATTAAATATGTTAAAAACTTCCCAGAATCAATATTAGTCATATTTATATTAGTTTTTTTTAACAAAAAATGATGGATGATAATAATATCAATGGCATTCGTATCTGTGAGGTTTATTCAAAGATGATAAATAAAGGTAATGGTTAAAGAAAGCTTTTAAAGAAAATTTATTGGCTATACCATCGAAACACTTTTTTATAGTAGTAGTAATAATGAGTATGTGTTTATATGCAAAAATAAAAAGCACTTATGGCTTTATTCCGTAAGTGCTATATATTATGTTGTGGCTACTGTACAAATTTCGAACTATTTCCTATCCGATTTGCGGTTGATAGCTAACTTGGACATATAAACGAATGAGTCCAAAATAATTGCCTTGATTTGGTCTTTCTGAAAACTATGAATATCAAAGAAACTTAATATGACCTTATTCAGATGGAAAATTTTTTAATGAACATTTTCAAAGGCAAAAGTAATTGCCCGTATCAGCTTATCTTCGCTAATTTTTTGTGTCGGGGTGTCGTAGAAAAGATCAATATATTGTAAATGATTAATTGTGGTATTATCGGTTATCGGTATTGCTGGAATTTCACACTTTGAAAATCTAACGGGAATTATAAAAATACTGCCTTGCCGAAGTGTTCGTGTTATTTCAATCGCATCATAAATTTCTGGATACATGCCGGACTTGTTTTTTTCCAACATTTCGGCTGAAAAACATACCATCATACAAAACGCACTTGTCAGGGCTCGTTTAATTTCAAACTTCCAATTTTGTCCGGGTAAAATATCTTGATCCCACCAAGCCGTAAATCCGGCATTCAATAACGTAGCTCGTAATCTCTCAACTTTTTCATGGTCACCATGAAAATAAGATATAAATACATGCTTATCCTTTCTTTCATTATTTTTAGTCGCTGACGAAGTTTTTTCATTCGAGTCCATAGTCAATATTGAGGTAAAAGTGTTTAGTGAAAGTTTCGAATCAGATATAGACTTTAAAAATGGAAGATTGTTATCAGAATTTAGAACTATCAGATTTCCAATAGTTGTTTTTTTCGTTTGTATATTATAATATGAACATATTGCCTCAGTTATCGCTAATCTTTCTGGCGAAGATAAATAAGTACCGTTAATAATTGCAGAAAGCGAAAGCATCCGAATTACATACAAAATCACGCTTTTTTCTTTCTCCGCGAAGATTCCAGACTTGGCGCTATATAAACGGATGGCATTCTGCAACAGTTCATCCTCTATTAATTTGTCCAACTCTGTTTCTAAGTATTTGAAAACTTCATTTAGTTTTTCATAATCACGGTGGTTGAAACTATAAAGCTTTCCATTGTAAAAATTGTCATGCGTTATTACCGAGGCAAAACCACTTGCTCCGCCGGTTTCAAAGCCTATCAACGAAAATGTTCTTAAATAACCGAGCATTTCATCAGACAAGTTCTTATTAAGAACAAAAATTCGGTGATGCCAATAACGATCAACAACAACAGTTTTTGTAACGTCAATCATCGTAGCCATTTTTAAAAGTTTGTCCTATGCCATGAAATACATCCTGTTGCGAGTGCCTTATTTTACCGCCTGGAAAATCAACCAAAATATTTTCGAAACAAAAATCTGTCATTTGCTTCGATAGTTCGGTCAAAAATTCTTGGCATTTTATTTTTTCTGTTTGTAATAATTTCTCAAGAAAATTACACCATTCAAGACCTTTTAACATTGACTCTTCGGAAGAAAAAAGCAGATCGGTGCACTTGTGAAATTTGGCACATTCAAAGAGTTCATCAAATGAAATTTGTCGGCATTGTAATGTTTCTTGAATCGCTCGAATAAGAAATGCGGGTAACTCTTGCTCATTAGGCAAACCACAAAGACCATGAAAAAGAACCAATAGAGATTTATTGCTCATTTCAATTAAGCGACGCGCCACGGCCCACGCTGGGAAAATGCCAAAGCCAGCGTTTTTAACAGAGGCAACCCAAAATTGGTAATCAGTATTCGCCAATTTTTGAAAGAGAATGCTTTGATTTATTGATTCTTCAACTGTACTAAATTTGACCTTCTCTCTTGAGGTATTGGATTGGGATGAGAGTACCTCAAATAAATGCCAATTATATCGGTTTATATTTTCAGCAACCATCAGTGATTCTCGCTCATCAGAAACGCTCGATAGCATCGTTTGAAATATAATAAATGTAGATGAATCAATATTTTCAAATCTCGCAAATGTTATCAAGGTTAACCTAAAAGCTTGAATCATTGCGCTGCGCATTTCTGATTTATATTGAGAACACCGACTTGCCAATTCAAACAGTCGACTGACGTTTAAGCTCCAGGGATAAATAGCTTCAGCAGATAACGGCACTCCGTCTAATCGGCTAAAAATGCTTATTGATGATTCAGGTGATTTTTTAATTGCAGATGTAAGCCAATTTGGCGTCTCAAATAAATCACAAATATCTGACAGCGACAATTCGTTTGGTAATTCAACTTCTTTGCCCTTAATACTTAAATAAGAACGGATGGTATCATGTATGTTCGGTATTCGCTGTGGATGAACACAAATTCTTAGATTACATAATTTCAAAAAGGGAATGATATGACTATCAGAATATTCTCGGTAATCTTCGAAATAGATAGTCTGTATATCTGAGAATTTTTTGCAAAAAATAGATATTACTGGTAATATAGTTTCTGATTCATTACCCAACTCAATGCCCAACAAGACCATCATATCTCTGGTAAAAGAAGAATGAAAAGGATCAATTCTTATTTGTGCCTCATATAAATATCCTTTTACGAACACATAAAATAACTCTTTTGGATAATGTAAATATGGTACAACAAAATCATTGATCATTTCAATAGCAATAATTGGCGATTTATATATACCACCTGGATCGATTATTATTGGTTTACCAAAAGGTAAAACGCCAATATTGTCCGGTTTAAAGTCAACATAACGATGCCCACCTGCATGTATGGTTGCAAAAAATTGGCCTTGCTCAAACAATCCGAACACAGCTTGATGTACGGAGGTTGGTGATAAACTGCGTATGTTTTTTAAGGATTCACCATATTCAATATGCCAAATAGGATTAGAATGACTCTGTGATTGCTCGTACATCCGATTATACGGTATAAGTTTATCATCATAAAAATAAGAGAATAAAAATAAAATACAGCAAATAATTCATTATCAATTCCCTTAATATTAGAAGACTTTATTTATTCTTAGATTTATTTTCGAGGTGAGTAGAGTCATTTTACAAATCAGAATGACCGATTTAGGAATGATAAAGTATCAACAAAACAGAACTTATAGTGTTTACCCATCTCCTGGTAGAATGCACCCGCCAAAATTCTGTAGCCGAAATCTAAAATCCACGAAATTCGGATTAGGCGCTAACGATGATGACGAATATTAAGTACGTAATATAAGCAAACCTGAATTACATAAAAAAGTTGCCAACAAAGTTGACAACTTTTCTAAAGTTTGTGGAGAATAGCGGGATCGAACCGCTCACCTCTTCCATGCCATGGAAGCGCTCTACCAAATGAGCTAATTCCCCGTTTTGTGGAGTGCAAATATAGGATTTCAACAGAATAAATCAAATCATCTTTTAGAAAAAAGAAAATACATCTGGAGTTTTGTCACCAAAGTTAATCGTTTCCAAAAAACAATCTCCCAAGCAGGATTATTCCCCCTGCTACCAAAACACCGTTTACAAAGTCAACTTGTTTGCTATATGAATATCCAGTTTGCACCACATTTGCAAAATTCTCGCAATTGAATTTAGCAAGATCGTAGTTTTGACCAATTAATGAGACCGCTTTTTTTATGGCTTCATTTCTTTGATGGTCGTCCCCATTAAAAAGGCGAAT
Proteins encoded in this window:
- a CDS encoding restriction endonuclease, giving the protein MTNIDSGKFLTYLIDWKEFELFVAELYKDDGDLIIQHNVTEVGKSQAKRQIDVLVTQKTKLHTIKTIIECKLWKSKVDRQVIDVLSASVEDLNANKGVIFTTKGYEEGAIQYAKNKNIDIFIVRDLTDDEWGRPGRHLVLYLQMFSGLIKNLQFHNLKFHAENGLPPKNGAINLGIRFRKEEYTDPNFNLISLHDTIKVNIVKLIEDVFYAIQTQLLEGYNGLIQPENQAHEIAYNVPILVDFTKQQHKFIRHEHGLISFDSLAFDLLQTVTQTKIESDRANTIDFVVMVENYITNQKNYVSKDKNNDRIELSEPVLPQPQHDESEIVKNGSVIKIMTEITVAASVKPQTIIMQLPQRKINLNIVQP
- a CDS encoding P-loop NTPase; translated protein: MITDREWAAIKSELKKNFDRLFITQIGVLKVPFEEVIDTLRSVLEKELGEADLDDRDKVVKALKVRYKDKDVDNYGTAVTMLALKLESFFKRVYKIINEPLWTGEQNMLKGQIVTFVKGFKYTYADPLFASADDTVFSAPHKEFVVKDNNNVPLFQPNYFITKFPFGKQFKLTYDLRNKEGHLDPETDDDEKSLLIKEIVTIYLFITYQYIDRLKQKVVHQLALNNISNWNVFKTLCAEFNRRQAYFLVIDRLNSSESQLSNLANWTWDFVFDLDSTSDTDGVLHAVKPKNSQAINQIIHHTDDRGILPPFPDKTTFWYFLKGNHHVLKSMILSGNYSDWRETYGMFTSRLMVKFYQDNFGAKSTIINVIILSTQAPYVKDLLYAIKGMDGKLNVNFIFANEDNTACFDLIDEIKGKSIDVPIVQLLEGFHQLDSRPNGQPHVLRVPCISNKGQSIEIPAQTTLDLKQYFKIVHLDILTDALENVSDKTFYQGRNIEWVELDNNYDVTRDITKNIHDSIRSWLHSRSDSGLFTLVHHPGSGGTTIARRIAFMLYRDYPVLLLNEMTISFDETKITDRLHQLFTLTELPALVIIDNTNIGKAQIQQLKRTIEHRLVKAIILTIESGFDVPQKLENAFYLKPSLEKTEVNRFLSKFIKEFPAQEAAFKQIIIENNPAILTPFYFGLIAYEEAFITIENYVKRRLAGITTKEKDLILLLAFFNYYAKGKSRDVPHFVISNFLGVDENFIRLRNHIDNSKILDLIIETEPDQYIYWRTIHPIISLQILKDTFEPNLLGALNPSILKIFAMRIIRSVREITNFASAEILQLLDSVFIQRKDWHNNDEEIDEDNGNGDSKFSLLISDLQTNQSRIEVFEVLTTEFPTEHAHFWGHFSRLYSIDKDFDNAIRTINVATDLDPNDYRLFHIKGMCYRTELYRIRDKYYGLRDEVSEEILTRLQQLFDDAEFEFDKTAELAPFNEHGYVAFVQMAIQTIEFGYSISLLKTQNKDYTQFITNPANTWYSSILASAKEWIDRYNNKNFEIPSQHLERYKIILLKFWGEKERMINAWQSLIGDQHHDQNIIRRNLAYAHLAKGDFDWAQLRGRDLLKIQSLASENLEGTFDARDLNLWFEVSRRLNTNVALLVSRLEELEFKIETIHSAYYLMCLYAIKVLTGGSGSALDNYEKNLQRMNERISGPYNKIFCPEWLGFKDNSIVLVNNKDIGRWNKEKQFFEDGNHRFLYRVNGKVVKYNRPQEGFIEIAGSGILVIYQPGKFGHYHSDAEKGTLVECYIGFNFDGARAFQVSNI
- a CDS encoding toll/interleukin-1 receptor domain-containing protein → MIDVTKTVVVDRYWHHRIFVLNKNLSDEMLGYLRTFSLIGFETGGASGFASVITHDNFYNGKLYSFNHRDYEKLNEVFKYLETELDKLIEDELLQNAIRLYSAKSGIFAEKEKSVILYVIRMLSLSAIINGTYLSSPERLAITEAICSYYNIQTKKTTIGNLIVLNSDNNLPFLKSISDSKLSLNTFTSILTMDSNEKTSSATKNNERKDKHVFISYFHGDHEKVERLRATLLNAGFTAWWDQDILPGQNWKFEIKRALTSAFCMMVCFSAEMLEKNKSGMYPEIYDAIEITRTLRQGSIFIIPVRFSKCEIPAIPITDNTTINHLQYIDLFYDTPTQKISEDKLIRAITFAFENVH